A single genomic interval of Streptomyces sp. BA2 harbors:
- a CDS encoding helix-turn-helix domain-containing protein — translation MIRSPHAWALEQNDRRIVFASGPEATMFAESRPSRVAQHRLPAWKAVLPIGGHAQLLQPGRPMVTAPGLIVPPQLTHTCAATSPYIALFIDPWLLPSCPGPIPLGAGEVRRLLAALGTTDSDGPGTCADLAAGYAELRTLAGRPTPLDPRVAHAIDLCTLRDPDMPIASISNKIGLSAPRLRALVRQDVGIALTRLRRWGRLRTAIADLPNSTAALAAATAGFTDQAHLTRTARDFIGRTPASFRAGTHS, via the coding sequence ATGATCCGCTCCCCTCATGCCTGGGCACTTGAACAAAACGATCGCCGTATCGTCTTCGCCTCCGGCCCCGAGGCAACGATGTTCGCCGAGTCCCGCCCATCCCGCGTCGCCCAACACCGGCTGCCCGCGTGGAAAGCCGTACTGCCGATCGGCGGCCACGCCCAACTCCTCCAGCCGGGACGGCCCATGGTGACGGCGCCCGGCCTGATCGTTCCGCCTCAACTGACCCACACCTGCGCGGCGACCTCGCCCTACATCGCCCTGTTCATCGACCCCTGGCTGCTGCCGTCCTGCCCTGGGCCGATACCGCTCGGTGCAGGCGAGGTCCGCCGCTTGCTCGCCGCACTCGGCACCACCGATTCCGACGGCCCCGGCACCTGCGCGGACCTGGCCGCCGGATACGCCGAGCTGCGGACACTCGCCGGGCGCCCGACCCCACTCGACCCGAGAGTCGCCCACGCCATCGACCTGTGCACGTTGCGCGATCCGGACATGCCCATCGCCTCCATCTCCAACAAGATCGGCCTGTCGGCCCCTCGGCTGCGCGCCCTGGTCCGGCAGGACGTGGGCATCGCGCTTACTCGCTTGCGCCGATGGGGCCGGCTCCGCACCGCGATCGCCGACCTGCCCAATTCGACTGCCGCTCTGGCCGCAGCCACCGCAGGCTTCACCGACCAGGCCCACCTCACCCGCACTGCACGGGACTTCATCGGGCGCACGCCCGCCTCCTTCAGGGCCGGAACGCATAGCTGA
- a CDS encoding CBS domain-containing protein: protein MTTAREIMTEGAECIGADEPVLLAAQKMTELGVGALPICGTDDKLKGVITDRDIVIKVLGAGKDPASTMAGELSQGEAVTIGADDDASEILRTMTSHKTRRLPVIDGHRLVGMVSQGDVARALPDPQVGDLLEALSSD, encoded by the coding sequence ATGACCACCGCACGAGAGATCATGACCGAGGGCGCCGAATGTATCGGCGCTGACGAGCCCGTTCTGCTCGCCGCCCAGAAGATGACCGAACTGGGCGTCGGCGCGCTGCCGATCTGTGGCACCGACGACAAGCTCAAGGGCGTGATCACCGACCGCGACATCGTGATCAAGGTGCTGGGAGCCGGCAAGGACCCCGCCTCGACCATGGCCGGTGAGCTGTCCCAGGGCGAAGCCGTCACGATCGGCGCCGACGACGACGCCAGCGAGATCCTGCGCACCATGACGTCCCACAAGACCCGCCGCCTGCCCGTCATCGACGGCCACCGCCTGGTCGGCATGGTCTCCCAGGGCGACGTCGCCCGCGCCCTGCCCGACCCCCAGGTCGGAGACCTCCTGGAAGCACTCTCCAGCGACTGA
- a CDS encoding SigB/SigF/SigG family RNA polymerase sigma factor, protein MLTDSISNTPQHARSRRDHDDSPDTRAAFAHLARLDAGPERDLLCEQVVEAWLPMAHRIASRFRDKGESMEDLKQVAAIGLLKAVNRYDPGRGAFESYAVPTITGELRRHFRDHTWDLHVPRSVQELRNKVRAARRELMQQPGSPEPTLVDLAAKTGLSESQVRDGLTAIDSYQALSLDAEFSPTDGDGFNMADTLGTPEPSYDLVADREAAKPGLRHLPERERTILYLRFFEHMTQSRIGEELGISQMHVSRLIRESCARVREEAREKAELQAAA, encoded by the coding sequence ATGCTCACCGACAGCATCTCCAACACGCCGCAGCACGCGCGCTCACGCCGTGATCACGACGACTCCCCCGACACCAGGGCGGCCTTCGCCCATCTGGCACGCCTCGACGCGGGCCCCGAGCGGGACCTGCTGTGTGAGCAGGTAGTCGAGGCATGGCTGCCGATGGCGCACCGTATCGCCAGCCGCTTTCGTGACAAGGGCGAGAGCATGGAGGACCTCAAGCAGGTCGCCGCCATCGGCCTGCTCAAGGCCGTCAACCGCTATGACCCTGGCCGCGGCGCGTTCGAGTCGTATGCGGTGCCGACCATCACCGGTGAACTGCGCCGCCACTTCCGAGACCACACGTGGGACCTGCACGTGCCGCGCAGCGTGCAAGAACTGCGCAACAAGGTCCGCGCCGCCCGCCGCGAGCTGATGCAGCAGCCCGGCAGCCCCGAACCGACACTCGTCGACCTCGCCGCGAAGACGGGCCTGAGCGAGAGCCAAGTCCGTGACGGCCTGACAGCGATCGACAGCTACCAGGCCCTGTCCCTGGACGCCGAGTTCTCCCCCACGGACGGCGACGGCTTCAACATGGCCGACACGCTCGGCACTCCAGAGCCTTCATACGACCTGGTCGCCGACCGCGAGGCCGCCAAACCTGGCCTGCGGCATCTGCCGGAGCGGGAGCGCACCATCCTGTATCTGCGTTTCTTCGAGCACATGACGCAGAGCCGGATCGGGGAAGAACTCGGCATCTCCCAGATGCACGTCTCCCGGCTCATCCGGGAAAGCTGCGCCCGGGTCCGCGAGGAAGCACGCGAAAAGGCCGAGCTCCAAGCAGCCGCCTGA
- a CDS encoding MarR family winged helix-turn-helix transcriptional regulator: protein METGEELSFDRGGETPARLKGQLSRLVGMTAAQMRRVAGDALGAVGARKDHFVVLAALGEFGPASQAALSGRTRIYKSDLVAVLNDLADGGWVRRAPDPGDKRRNVITITDSGERRLAELDRVLDGVNEHIMAPLGHDERTQLFALLGRINAHLDNPPGRA from the coding sequence ATGGAGACGGGCGAGGAACTGAGCTTTGACCGCGGCGGCGAGACTCCTGCCCGGCTCAAGGGTCAGCTCTCGCGCCTCGTCGGGATGACGGCCGCTCAAATGCGGCGCGTGGCGGGCGATGCGCTCGGCGCGGTGGGTGCCCGTAAGGACCACTTCGTGGTGCTCGCCGCTCTCGGCGAGTTCGGCCCCGCGAGTCAGGCGGCTCTCTCCGGCCGCACCCGGATTTACAAGAGTGACCTCGTGGCCGTCCTCAACGACCTTGCGGACGGCGGCTGGGTCCGCCGTGCCCCCGACCCCGGCGACAAGCGCCGCAACGTCATCACCATCACCGACAGCGGCGAGCGCCGCCTCGCCGAACTCGACCGCGTCCTCGACGGCGTCAACGAGCACATCATGGCCCCACTCGGCCACGACGAGCGCACGCAACTGTTCGCCCTGCTCGGCCGTATTAACGCTCATCTCGACAACCCGCCGGGCCGCGCCTGA
- a CDS encoding winged helix-turn-helix transcriptional regulator: MTGSVQRRQAVAGQRYDVFHTDCPARDVVDHVTSRWGVWVLISLRSDDLRFYELRESIQGISEKMLAQTLRALVQDGLVWREVEPTTPPQVTYGLTEFGRDVGEPLTELFDRITRRLSPRSAG, translated from the coding sequence ATGACGGGAAGCGTGCAGCGCAGACAGGCCGTGGCGGGGCAGCGGTATGACGTGTTTCACACCGACTGCCCTGCGCGCGATGTGGTCGACCATGTGACCAGCAGGTGGGGCGTCTGGGTGCTGATCTCGTTGCGGAGCGATGACCTCCGGTTCTACGAATTGCGCGAGAGCATCCAGGGCATCAGCGAGAAGATGCTCGCCCAGACCCTGCGCGCGCTGGTCCAGGACGGCCTGGTCTGGCGGGAGGTAGAGCCGACGACGCCGCCTCAGGTCACGTACGGGCTGACCGAGTTCGGCCGGGACGTCGGCGAGCCGCTGACGGAGCTGTTCGACCGGATCACACGGCGGCTGTCGCCACGCAGCGCGGGATAG
- a CDS encoding oxidoreductase, whose amino-acid sequence MTSQPSTPETAKVWFITGTSTGLGRALAHEVIAAGERLVATARDTSTLGDLVSAAPDRVRAVPLDVTDPAAVDDAVATALKDFGRIDVLVNNAGYAMRGAVEELSDVELRHQFDTNVFGAMDVTRKVLPTMRAQRSGCIVQMSSVGGVMATLGGTAYAGTKFALEGLSEGLALEVAHLGIHVVIVEPGPFRTDFGGRSVRFADPIDDYRSVLDPAKKQFLAMHGTQPGDPARAAHAIITATRMEKPPLRLPLGANAVDRIRERLQLRLDEVDATEPLGRPTDFA is encoded by the coding sequence ATGACCTCGCAGCCCTCCACTCCCGAAACCGCCAAGGTCTGGTTCATCACAGGTACGAGCACCGGCCTGGGCCGCGCCCTGGCCCACGAGGTCATCGCCGCCGGCGAACGCCTCGTGGCCACCGCCCGTGATACCTCGACCCTCGGCGACCTGGTTTCCGCCGCACCCGACCGTGTGCGCGCCGTCCCCCTCGACGTCACCGACCCCGCCGCCGTCGATGACGCCGTGGCCACGGCGCTCAAGGACTTCGGCCGCATCGACGTCCTCGTCAACAACGCCGGCTACGCGATGCGCGGCGCCGTCGAAGAACTGTCGGACGTCGAGCTGCGCCACCAGTTCGACACCAATGTCTTCGGCGCCATGGACGTAACCCGCAAGGTTCTGCCCACCATGCGTGCTCAGCGCTCGGGCTGCATCGTGCAGATGTCGTCGGTCGGCGGCGTCATGGCCACCCTGGGCGGCACCGCCTACGCGGGCACCAAGTTCGCCCTCGAGGGTCTCTCCGAGGGGCTGGCCCTCGAAGTCGCCCACCTCGGCATCCACGTCGTCATCGTGGAACCCGGCCCCTTCCGCACGGACTTCGGTGGGCGCTCCGTACGCTTCGCCGACCCCATCGACGACTACCGTTCCGTCCTGGACCCGGCCAAGAAGCAGTTCCTGGCGATGCACGGGACCCAGCCGGGCGATCCCGCCCGCGCGGCCCACGCCATCATCACCGCCACACGCATGGAAAAGCCCCCGCTGCGGCTACCGCTGGGCGCCAACGCGGTCGATCGTATCCGCGAGCGGCTCCAGCTCCGCCTCGACGAAGTCGACGCCACCGAGCCCCTGGGCCGCCCGACCGACTTTGCCTGA
- a CDS encoding SDR family oxidoreductase codes for MIVVTGATGNIGRPLTQTLSETGQQVMAVSRHTAAVPNGVRHVTADLAEPASLKPALAGAKALFLLLSGNLHAAGANPADIISEAAASGVRRVVLLSTLGVVTRPSGQTRIAMRALEDTLRESGLEWAILRPGGFASNALWWAESVRAQQAVAAPFGDVGVPIIDPADIAAVAAACLLEDRHTGGVYELTGPEVITPRQQAEAIAAALGSPVRFHELTRDEAKTAMAQSMPAELADDTLDILGSPSPAELRVSPDVQQVLGRAPRPFADWAARNVAAFR; via the coding sequence ATGATCGTAGTAACCGGGGCTACCGGGAATATCGGCCGGCCGTTGACGCAGACGCTGTCCGAGACGGGCCAGCAAGTGATGGCAGTGTCACGGCACACGGCGGCGGTGCCGAACGGCGTCCGTCACGTGACGGCCGACCTGGCCGAGCCGGCCAGCCTCAAGCCCGCGCTGGCCGGGGCGAAGGCGCTGTTCCTGCTGCTGTCCGGCAACCTGCACGCCGCTGGAGCCAACCCTGCCGACATCATCAGCGAAGCTGCGGCCAGCGGGGTCCGCCGGGTCGTTCTGCTCTCCACGCTGGGCGTGGTGACCAGGCCCTCCGGCCAAACGCGGATCGCGATGCGCGCGCTGGAGGACACGCTGCGGGAGTCCGGCCTGGAGTGGGCCATCCTGCGGCCGGGCGGCTTCGCCTCCAACGCCCTGTGGTGGGCCGAGTCCGTCCGCGCGCAACAGGCCGTCGCCGCGCCCTTCGGCGACGTCGGGGTGCCGATCATCGACCCGGCGGACATCGCCGCGGTCGCGGCAGCCTGCCTGCTGGAGGACCGGCACACCGGCGGCGTCTACGAGCTGACCGGCCCGGAGGTGATCACTCCGCGCCAGCAGGCGGAGGCCATCGCCGCCGCGCTGGGCTCGCCAGTGAGGTTTCACGAGCTCACCCGCGACGAGGCCAAGACCGCCATGGCCCAGAGCATGCCGGCGGAGCTTGCCGACGACACTCTGGACATCCTCGGCTCACCGAGCCCGGCTGAGCTGCGCGTCAGCCCGGACGTTCAGCAGGTCCTCGGCCGCGCCCCGCGCCCCTTCGCCGACTGGGCCGCCCGCAATGTCGCCGCGTTCCGCTGA
- a CDS encoding NAD(P)/FAD-dependent oxidoreductase, translating into MSHRLVVVGAGYAGLLAAKRLARKLRRSDVAITLVNASDRFVERVRLHQLAAGQRLAELSLRQQLRGTSVQLVVGRVTAIDTTCRTVCMDVAPRTIGYDTLVNAVGSRARLDDVLPGAVEHAYAVAGSEQATRLRHRVAELASDGTVAVVGGGLTGLETASELAKSYPELWVRLFTGAMHRDRPRAASEWL; encoded by the coding sequence ATGAGCCATCGCCTCGTCGTCGTAGGTGCCGGTTACGCCGGTCTGCTGGCGGCCAAGCGCCTCGCCCGGAAGCTACGCCGAAGCGACGTCGCCATCACGCTGGTCAATGCCTCAGACCGGTTCGTGGAGCGGGTCCGGCTCCATCAGCTGGCTGCCGGGCAGCGATTGGCGGAGCTGTCGTTGCGTCAACAGCTCCGCGGGACATCGGTCCAGCTGGTCGTCGGACGTGTGACCGCGATCGATACCACTTGCCGGACCGTGTGTATGGACGTCGCGCCCCGGACGATCGGCTACGACACCCTGGTGAATGCGGTAGGCAGCCGGGCGCGGCTCGACGATGTTCTTCCGGGGGCAGTCGAGCACGCGTACGCTGTCGCCGGCTCTGAGCAGGCGACGCGGTTGCGGCACAGGGTTGCCGAGTTGGCGTCAGACGGCACTGTCGCGGTGGTCGGCGGAGGGCTGACCGGGCTGGAAACCGCCTCGGAACTGGCCAAGAGTTACCCCGAGTTGTGGGTCCGGCTGTTCACCGGTGCGATGCATCGGGACCGGCCTCGCGCCGCGAGTGAGTGGTTGTGA
- a CDS encoding MFS transporter has protein sequence MTDSSTPQGHRPLPWAGLLALAVSGFVTVLTETIPAGLLPQISDGLDVSQSTAGQLVTVYAVGSMAAAIPLTALTRRWPRRPVLLVTLLAVVAANIATALSPWYALTFTGRLIAGLGAGLQWAMLAGYAMRLVPESSKGKALAVSMGGVPVALALGVPLGTALGTGIGWRSTFAVMAVLGLLTTVWVRAAIPPLEAEPAHERIPVSRILLRPGIAVLMLIAFAFEVAHTNLYTYIASFLSSSGLQDRVDVVLLVFGIASIVGLWLTGALIDRNLRAVVMAALAGFTGAMALLAVIGTNAVATLAAIAVWGLALGAAPTMLQASSARVAGASVEVAQSMLVTMLNAGMAAGPLLGGILYSADQTTPLPWASLGIFAVVLLIAASIGRRAFPLSTQAPPAAPRDQTPDLIERTQDDANTPQPTRTSR, from the coding sequence GTGACAGACTCGTCCACCCCACAAGGACACCGTCCACTGCCCTGGGCCGGGTTACTGGCCCTGGCGGTCTCCGGGTTCGTCACCGTGCTCACCGAGACCATCCCCGCCGGCCTGCTGCCGCAGATCAGCGACGGCCTCGACGTCTCCCAATCAACCGCCGGACAACTGGTGACCGTCTACGCCGTGGGCTCGATGGCCGCGGCCATCCCGCTGACCGCGCTGACCCGACGCTGGCCACGCCGCCCGGTCCTGCTGGTCACCCTTCTCGCCGTGGTCGCCGCCAACATCGCCACGGCTCTCTCTCCTTGGTACGCCCTGACCTTCACCGGCCGCCTCATCGCAGGACTCGGCGCAGGACTGCAGTGGGCCATGCTGGCCGGATACGCCATGCGGCTGGTCCCCGAATCCAGCAAGGGCAAGGCCCTGGCTGTCTCCATGGGCGGCGTCCCCGTCGCCCTGGCCCTGGGAGTCCCTCTGGGCACCGCCCTGGGCACTGGCATCGGCTGGCGCTCCACGTTCGCCGTGATGGCCGTCCTGGGACTCCTTACGACCGTCTGGGTACGGGCGGCCATCCCGCCCCTCGAAGCGGAACCCGCCCACGAGCGCATCCCGGTCAGCCGGATCCTGCTGCGCCCGGGCATCGCAGTCCTGATGCTGATCGCGTTCGCCTTCGAGGTCGCCCACACGAACCTCTACACCTACATCGCCTCCTTCCTGTCCTCCTCGGGCCTGCAGGACCGGGTCGATGTCGTCCTGCTCGTCTTCGGCATCGCCTCCATCGTCGGCCTCTGGCTGACCGGAGCTCTGATCGACCGCAACCTGCGTGCCGTCGTCATGGCCGCCCTGGCCGGCTTCACCGGCGCGATGGCCCTGCTCGCCGTCATTGGAACCAACGCCGTGGCCACCCTCGCGGCCATCGCCGTGTGGGGGCTTGCCCTGGGAGCCGCGCCGACCATGCTGCAGGCCTCCTCCGCCCGGGTCGCGGGGGCCTCGGTGGAAGTCGCCCAGTCGATGCTGGTCACGATGCTCAACGCCGGCATGGCCGCCGGCCCCCTCCTGGGAGGCATCCTCTACTCGGCCGACCAGACAACTCCCTTGCCCTGGGCGAGCCTTGGCATCTTCGCCGTCGTCCTCCTCATCGCCGCATCGATCGGGCGCCGCGCCTTCCCCTTGTCCACGCAGGCACCGCCCGCCGCCCCGCGCGACCAGACCCCGGACCTGATCGAGCGGACACAAGACGACGCCAACACGCCCCAGCCCACCCGGACTTCGCGCTAG
- a CDS encoding nuclear transport factor 2 family protein, with product MTSTETLIRDLADRAELSDLVARHSLWIDEGRYDETDRLFTQDVVVKSLRGEAHGIEPLIDLVRSRHDDYVRTLHNKSNLVIEVNGATATVRAHDIAVFVIDDKSEAVAAAIHHYRARRTQDGWRFDRLEITPVALTEALGRAL from the coding sequence ATGACCAGCACCGAAACTCTCATCCGCGACCTCGCCGACCGCGCCGAACTGTCCGACCTGGTCGCCCGCCACAGCCTGTGGATCGACGAGGGCCGCTACGACGAGACCGATCGACTCTTCACCCAGGACGTCGTGGTCAAGTCCCTCCGCGGAGAGGCACACGGCATCGAGCCGCTCATCGACCTCGTCCGCTCACGCCACGACGACTACGTCCGCACCCTGCACAACAAGTCCAACCTCGTCATCGAGGTCAACGGCGCGACCGCCACGGTGCGGGCCCACGACATCGCCGTCTTCGTCATCGACGACAAATCAGAGGCGGTCGCCGCCGCCATCCACCACTACCGAGCGCGCCGCACCCAGGACGGCTGGCGCTTCGACCGCCTCGAAATCACCCCGGTCGCCCTGACCGAGGCCCTGGGGCGAGCCCTCTAG
- a CDS encoding mycothiol transferase, protein MTGHVEVYADTPPAYDPQADPDGPDGGFELAAGATLRDALATWHAEIARAREHCAERALAGTGRFMEQDVNLRWIYVHMIEEYARPNGHADLLRARIDGAAGV, encoded by the coding sequence CTGACTGGCCACGTTGAGGTATACGCCGACACCCCGCCCGCCTACGACCCGCAGGCCGACCCGGATGGCCCCGACGGCGGCTTCGAACTCGCTGCGGGAGCCACCCTGCGCGACGCCCTCGCCACCTGGCATGCGGAAATCGCCCGCGCCCGCGAGCACTGCGCCGAGCGAGCTCTGGCTGGCACTGGCCGCTTCATGGAGCAGGACGTCAACCTCCGCTGGATCTACGTCCACATGATCGAGGAGTACGCCCGCCCCAACGGCCACGCCGATCTGCTGCGGGCACGCATCGACGGGGCCGCCGGCGTGTAG
- a CDS encoding GNAT family N-acetyltransferase yields MVTLETPRLILRRWREEDVAPMAAINADPQVMRWIRDGSVRDEQQTRGGIQAWESEWESQGFGLFAVEIRSTGELAGFTGLSVPNYLPEVLPAVEVGWRLGRSHWGQGLATEAAATAVRFGFEERGLERIVSITQVGNDASERIMTKLGMHPVRKTVNPTGGRRVRVFELSSDQYVTTTHSRREAGPDASHR; encoded by the coding sequence ATGGTCACGCTTGAGACTCCCCGTTTGATCCTGCGTCGCTGGCGCGAGGAAGACGTTGCGCCCATGGCTGCCATCAATGCCGACCCCCAGGTCATGCGGTGGATCCGTGACGGCAGCGTCCGTGACGAACAGCAGACTCGCGGCGGGATCCAGGCATGGGAGAGCGAGTGGGAGTCACAGGGCTTCGGCCTGTTCGCCGTGGAGATCCGGTCCACTGGCGAGCTGGCCGGGTTCACCGGCCTTTCGGTGCCCAACTACTTGCCGGAGGTACTGCCGGCGGTTGAGGTCGGCTGGCGGCTGGGACGTTCCCACTGGGGACAGGGCTTGGCCACCGAGGCCGCTGCGACCGCTGTACGGTTCGGATTCGAAGAGCGAGGGCTGGAGCGGATCGTCAGCATCACTCAAGTGGGCAACGACGCCTCCGAACGGATCATGACAAAACTGGGGATGCATCCGGTCCGTAAGACCGTCAATCCCACCGGCGGTCGGCGAGTCCGGGTGTTCGAGTTGTCTTCGGACCAGTACGTCACAACCACTCACTCGCGGCGCGAGGCCGGTCCCGATGCATCGCACCGGTGA